One Mustela nigripes isolate SB6536 chromosome 5, MUSNIG.SB6536, whole genome shotgun sequence DNA segment encodes these proteins:
- the LOC132017383 gene encoding cell division control protein 42 homolog — MQTIKCVVVGNGAVGKTCLLISYTTNKFPSEYVPTVFDNYAVTVMIGGEPYTLGLFDTARKEDYDRLRPLSYPQTDVFLVCFSVVSPSSFENVKEKCVPEITHHCPKTPFLLVGTQIDLRDDPSTIEKLAKNKQKPITPETAEKLACDLKAVKYVECSALTQKGIKNVFDEAILAALEPPGPKKSRRCVLL; from the coding sequence ATGCAGACAATTAAGTGTGTTGTTGTGGGCAATGGTGCCGTTGGTAAAACATGTCTCCTGATATCCTACACAACAAACAAATTTCCATCTGAGTATGTACCGACTGTTTTTGACAACTATGCAGTCACAGTTATGATTGGTGGAGAGCCATATACTCTTGGACTTTTTGATACTGCAAGGAAAGAGGATTATGACAGATTACGACCTCTGAGTTATCCACAAACAGATGTATTTCTAGTCTGTTTTTCAGTCGTCTCTCCATCCTCATttgaaaatgtgaaggaaaagtgTGTTCCTGAGATAACTCACCATTGTCCAAAGACTCCTTTCTTGCTTGTTGGGACCCAAATTGATCTCCGAGATGACCCCTCTACTATTGAGAAACTTGCCAAGAACAAACAGAAGCCTATCACTCCAGAGACTGCTGAAAAGCTGGCCTGTGACCTGAAGGCGGTCAAGTATGTGGAGTGTTCTGCACTCACACAGAAAGGCATAAAGAATGTATTTGACGAAGCAATATTGGCTGCCCTGGAGCCTCCCGGACCGAAGAAGAGCCGCAGGTgtgtgctgctatga